A window of the Salegentibacter mishustinae genome harbors these coding sequences:
- the rsgA gene encoding ribosome small subunit-dependent GTPase A, with protein sequence MKGTVYKSTGSWYQVKSEAGTFYDCRIKGKFRIKGIKSTNPVAVGDRVEFDIEDKEGAEQGVIKKIEKRENYIIRKSVNLSKQTHIIASNIDQVFLLVTLNNPPTLTTFIDRFLVTAEAYHVKAVLLFNKVDSYNEDELVEVKYLAAIYRNAGYECIGISATTGKNVDKVKEMMLGKTSMFAGHSGTGKSTLINAIEPGLNLKTSQISDQHKQGQHTTTFAEMFDLSFDARIIDTPGIKGFGVVEIEREELGDYFPEFFELKQDCKFHNCLHLEEPKCAVKDALEEGEIAWSRYKSYLQILEGEEDNYRTDIYPKK encoded by the coding sequence ATGAAAGGAACCGTTTATAAGTCTACCGGAAGCTGGTATCAGGTGAAAAGTGAAGCGGGAACGTTTTATGATTGCCGAATAAAAGGGAAATTCAGGATTAAAGGTATTAAAAGCACCAATCCTGTTGCTGTGGGTGACCGCGTAGAATTTGATATTGAAGATAAGGAAGGCGCAGAGCAGGGAGTGATCAAAAAGATTGAAAAACGCGAAAATTACATTATTAGAAAATCGGTTAATCTTTCTAAGCAAACTCATATTATCGCTTCCAATATAGACCAGGTATTTTTACTGGTTACACTTAATAATCCGCCAACGCTTACCACTTTTATAGATCGTTTTTTAGTGACTGCTGAAGCTTACCACGTAAAGGCGGTTTTACTTTTCAATAAAGTTGATAGCTATAATGAAGACGAATTGGTGGAGGTGAAATATCTAGCAGCGATATATAGAAATGCAGGTTATGAATGTATAGGGATCTCAGCAACTACCGGTAAAAATGTAGATAAAGTGAAGGAGATGATGCTGGGGAAAACAAGTATGTTTGCCGGCCATAGTGGTACTGGAAAATCCACCTTGATCAATGCTATAGAACCCGGTTTAAACTTAAAAACTTCCCAGATCTCTGATCAGCATAAACAGGGGCAACATACCACTACTTTTGCAGAAATGTTTGATCTTAGTTTTGATGCAAGAATTATTGACACTCCTGGAATTAAAGGTTTTGGAGTAGTAGAAATTGAACGTGAAGAATTGGGAGATTATTTTCCTGAATTTTTTGAACTAAAACAAGATTGTAAATTCCACAACTGTTTACATCTGGAGGAACCAAAATGTGCCGTAAAAGATGCTTTAGAGGAAGGCGAGATCGCCTGGAGCCGTTATAAGAGTTATTTGCAAATTTTGGAAGGGGAAGAAGACAATTATAGAACAGATATTTATCCAAAAAAATGA
- a CDS encoding bifunctional 3-deoxy-7-phosphoheptulonate synthase/chorismate mutase type II: MENNKEQRKWLDDFGLDHPLVIAGPCSAETEEQVLKIAHQLKDTDATVLRAGIWKPRTRPGNFEGVGALGLKWLKKAKEETGMLTTTEVANAHHVDLALENDVDILWIGARTTVSPFIVQDIADALKGTDKTVLVKNPVNPDLSLWLGAVERFHTADIKNLGVIHRGFSAYEKTKYRNNPEWQIAIELQNKFPDLPLILDPSHIAGRRDIIFDLCQTALDLNYDGLMVETHHTPDDAWSDAAQQITPATLVQIMKDLKIRKEVSESEEFQNKLSTLRAKIDVADNQLIELLSKRMKISDEIGQVKKAQNVSVLQTKRWNEILGNMVLEGEQHGLSEEFILRLFKAVHQESINHQEKIMKA, encoded by the coding sequence ATGGAAAACAACAAAGAACAAAGAAAGTGGCTCGACGATTTCGGATTAGATCATCCGCTAGTAATCGCAGGGCCTTGTAGCGCTGAAACCGAAGAACAGGTTTTAAAGATCGCTCACCAGTTAAAAGATACTGACGCCACGGTTTTACGCGCCGGAATTTGGAAACCCAGAACCAGACCGGGAAATTTTGAAGGAGTTGGAGCGCTAGGTTTAAAATGGTTAAAAAAGGCCAAAGAAGAAACCGGAATGCTAACCACTACCGAAGTTGCGAATGCTCACCACGTAGATCTTGCTTTAGAAAACGACGTTGATATTCTTTGGATTGGCGCCAGAACAACGGTTTCGCCGTTTATTGTTCAGGATATCGCTGATGCACTTAAAGGTACCGATAAAACGGTATTGGTGAAAAACCCGGTTAATCCAGACCTTTCACTTTGGTTGGGAGCTGTAGAACGTTTTCATACTGCCGATATCAAAAATTTAGGAGTAATTCACCGTGGATTTTCAGCTTACGAAAAAACGAAATACAGAAATAACCCTGAGTGGCAGATCGCTATTGAGCTTCAGAATAAATTTCCAGATCTTCCACTAATTTTAGATCCTTCGCATATCGCAGGGCGTAGAGATATTATTTTTGATCTTTGCCAAACCGCTTTAGACCTTAATTACGACGGACTAATGGTTGAGACCCACCACACTCCTGATGATGCCTGGAGTGACGCTGCACAGCAAATCACCCCCGCAACACTTGTTCAGATTATGAAAGATTTGAAGATTAGAAAAGAGGTTTCAGAAAGTGAAGAATTTCAGAATAAATTAAGCACTTTAAGAGCTAAAATTGATGTAGCTGATAATCAACTGATCGAGCTGCTTTCAAAAAGAATGAAAATTTCAGATGAAATTGGCCAGGTGAAAAAGGCACAGAACGTTTCGGTTTTACAAACCAAAAGATGGAACGAAATTCTTGGAAATATGGTTTTGGAAGGAGAGCAACATGGATTAAGTGAAGAATTTATTCTGCGTTTATTTAAAGCGGTTCACCAGGAATCCATTAACCACCAGGAGAAAATAATGAAAGCTTAA
- a CDS encoding prephenate dehydrogenase has product MKVQIIGIGLIGGSFALDIKSAFPEAEIFGSDADEQNLKKAKELGIIDHFSKMEDVQHADVVLVAVPVDVANKVVIEVLDLAGENTLVFDAGSTKSGLCKQIANHQNRRNFLAAHPIAGTEFSGPEAAIPNLYRNKTNIICEVEKTAFKLQERALNIFQKLGMRIRYMDPVSHDRHIAYVSHLSHISSFMLGKTVLEKERNERDIFDLAGSGFASTVRLAKSSPAMWSPIFRENKENVLETLTEYINNLTHFKDLLENDDFQEVYNEMQRTNHIKTILNGIN; this is encoded by the coding sequence ATGAAAGTTCAAATAATAGGAATAGGACTTATAGGCGGCTCTTTCGCGCTGGATATTAAATCGGCTTTTCCCGAAGCGGAAATCTTTGGAAGTGATGCCGATGAGCAAAACTTAAAAAAAGCGAAAGAACTTGGAATTATAGATCATTTTTCAAAAATGGAAGATGTACAACACGCCGATGTGGTTTTGGTGGCCGTTCCGGTAGATGTTGCCAATAAAGTAGTGATTGAAGTTTTAGATTTGGCCGGTGAAAACACCCTGGTTTTTGATGCCGGTTCTACCAAGTCGGGGCTTTGCAAACAAATTGCAAATCATCAAAACCGGAGAAACTTTTTAGCGGCTCATCCTATTGCGGGTACTGAGTTTTCCGGGCCCGAAGCAGCAATTCCTAATCTATATAGGAATAAGACCAATATTATCTGCGAGGTAGAAAAAACAGCTTTTAAACTTCAGGAAAGAGCGCTAAACATATTTCAGAAATTGGGAATGCGAATTCGATATATGGATCCGGTTTCCCACGATAGGCATATCGCTTATGTTTCGCATTTATCGCATATAAGTTCATTTATGCTGGGAAAAACAGTATTGGAAAAAGAACGTAACGAGCGTGATATATTTGATTTGGCAGGCAGTGGATTTGCTTCTACTGTGAGACTTGCCAAAAGTTCCCCGGCTATGTGGTCGCCAATATTCAGGGAAAATAAAGAGAATGTGCTGGAAACTTTAACTGAATATATTAATAACCTTACGCATTTTAAAGACTTACTGGAAAATGATGATTTTCAGGAAGTTTATAATGAAATGCAACGCACCAATCATATCAAAACAATTTTAAACGGAATAAATTAA
- a CDS encoding pyridoxal phosphate-dependent aminotransferase → MIEQAKRLDHVKEYYFSSKLREVRAMAAAGKDIINLGIGSPDLAPPQQVISALNEALVNTGAHQYQPYKGTPDFRNAIAEFYQNHYQVSLNAETEILPLMGSKEGITHISMAFLNEGDEVLIPNPGYPTYSSVTELVGAKAVYYDLNAEGNWLPNLEELAKKDLSKVKLMWVNYPHMPTGASANEKLFADLVKFGKENNILIVNDNPYSFILNDNPKSILKAEGAKDVVLELNSLSKSFNMAGWRIGMLCGSEKNLNTVLKVKTNMDSGMFYPLQAGAAAALRLNGDWFSAQNEIYQSRKEKVLKLAEALQCEPEKDQTGMFVWAKVPKGTNAEAFVDFLLNKYHIFTAPGFIFGSNGEGYIRFSLCATEENINRAIKRIKPA, encoded by the coding sequence ATGATAGAACAGGCCAAAAGGTTGGATCATGTAAAAGAGTACTACTTTTCTTCGAAGTTAAGGGAAGTGCGTGCCATGGCAGCTGCCGGGAAAGATATTATTAATCTTGGTATTGGTAGCCCAGATTTGGCGCCACCACAGCAGGTTATCTCAGCTTTAAACGAAGCTTTGGTAAATACCGGTGCGCACCAATATCAGCCTTATAAAGGCACACCTGATTTTAGAAATGCCATCGCTGAATTTTATCAAAATCATTACCAGGTTTCTCTGAATGCTGAAACTGAAATTCTTCCGCTAATGGGGAGCAAAGAGGGAATCACCCATATTTCTATGGCTTTTTTAAATGAAGGCGATGAGGTGTTAATTCCAAATCCCGGGTATCCAACGTATTCTTCGGTTACAGAACTTGTAGGCGCAAAAGCGGTTTATTATGATCTAAATGCAGAAGGAAACTGGTTGCCGAATTTAGAAGAATTGGCAAAGAAAGATTTGAGTAAAGTGAAATTAATGTGGGTTAATTATCCGCATATGCCAACCGGAGCTTCTGCCAATGAAAAGCTTTTTGCTGATTTGGTAAAGTTTGGAAAAGAAAACAACATCCTCATTGTAAACGATAATCCTTACAGTTTTATCCTTAACGACAATCCAAAAAGTATTTTAAAAGCGGAAGGAGCCAAAGATGTAGTTTTAGAACTGAACTCTTTGAGCAAAAGTTTTAATATGGCCGGTTGGAGAATAGGAATGCTTTGTGGAAGCGAGAAAAATCTAAACACGGTTTTAAAAGTGAAAACCAATATGGATAGCGGAATGTTTTATCCGCTTCAGGCCGGAGCGGCAGCTGCTTTGCGTTTAAACGGAGATTGGTTTTCTGCCCAAAATGAGATTTATCAAAGCAGAAAAGAAAAAGTATTGAAATTGGCTGAAGCTTTGCAATGCGAACCTGAAAAAGATCAAACCGGAATGTTTGTTTGGGCAAAGGTTCCTAAGGGAACAAACGCAGAAGCTTTTGTAGATTTTCTGCTAAATAAATACCACATTTTTACCGCGCCTGGTTTTATTTTTGGAAGTAATGGCGAAGGATATATTCGATTTTCACTTTGCGCAACCGAAGAAAATATCAACCGGGCGATTAAAAGAATAAAACCAGCATGA
- a CDS encoding prephenate dehydratase, translated as MDKIIAIQGVQGSFHHLVAQEYYHQEVEVLECMSFAELTKSLIKGEANEGVMAIENSIAGSILPNYALIDENNLKVVGEHYIPIDMNFMAMPGQKIENIKKVYSHPMALLQCKEFFKKYPHIKLIEDSDTAEVARRISEKGSTKVAAVASKAAAQLFGLEILAESIHTKKSNATRFLIISTKKKEPNGDKIDKASLKFELESKRGSLVSVLNILRDFNLDMTKIQSMPIIEFPWKYSFFIDVIFENYAEFQKAMDILEVMTERLTILGTYKNSL; from the coding sequence ATGGATAAAATTATTGCAATTCAGGGAGTACAGGGCTCATTTCACCATTTGGTGGCCCAGGAATATTACCATCAGGAGGTTGAAGTTTTGGAATGTATGTCTTTTGCTGAGCTTACCAAAAGTCTAATAAAAGGTGAAGCTAACGAAGGCGTGATGGCTATAGAAAACTCTATCGCCGGTTCAATTTTACCGAATTACGCTTTGATAGATGAAAATAATCTAAAAGTAGTAGGCGAGCATTACATCCCAATAGATATGAATTTTATGGCTATGCCGGGACAAAAAATAGAGAACATTAAAAAAGTCTATTCGCATCCTATGGCCTTGTTGCAGTGCAAAGAATTCTTTAAAAAATATCCGCATATTAAGTTAATTGAAGACAGTGATACTGCCGAAGTAGCCCGAAGAATTTCAGAAAAAGGAAGTACAAAAGTTGCGGCGGTGGCGAGTAAAGCAGCGGCACAATTATTCGGACTTGAAATTCTTGCAGAAAGTATTCATACCAAGAAAAGCAATGCCACTCGTTTTTTAATTATCAGTACTAAGAAAAAAGAGCCAAATGGCGATAAAATAGATAAAGCTTCTTTAAAGTTTGAACTGGAAAGTAAGCGAGGCAGCCTGGTTTCGGTATTGAATATTTTGAGGGATTTTAACCTGGATATGACGAAAATACAAAGTATGCCCATTATAGAATTTCCGTGGAAATATTCATTTTTTATTGATGTGATCTTTGAAAATTATGCTGAATTCCAGAAGGCGATGGATATTTTAGAAGTAATGACCGAGCGATTAACAATTTTAGGAACCTACAAAAATAGTTTGTAA
- the gldA gene encoding gliding motility-associated ABC transporter ATP-binding subunit GldA, translating into MSIHVEGISKFYGEQKALDSVSFKLNKGEIVGFLGPNGAGKSTLMKILTGYLTASEGKAEVNGISLEDDLHKIQQQIGYLPEHNPLYTEMYVREYLEFNSRIYKTDKSRIEEVIELTGLKPEANKKIEHLSKGYRQRVGLATALLHDPQVLILDEPTTGLDPNQLVEIRNLIKNIGKEKLGKTIFLSTHIMQEVEAVCDRVIIINKGKVVADKNLKDLREENEQVIFVEFDYRVEQVALQKLPHLISAKNVGGFAYELTFDTKKDMRPAVFDFAHDNGLKTLQLNQKTKNLESLFAELTAPQQAP; encoded by the coding sequence ATGTCTATTCATGTTGAAGGAATTTCAAAATTTTATGGCGAACAAAAAGCGCTGGATTCTGTTTCTTTTAAGCTGAACAAAGGAGAAATTGTGGGTTTTTTGGGACCTAACGGCGCCGGAAAATCTACTTTAATGAAAATCCTTACCGGTTATTTAACTGCTTCAGAAGGAAAAGCAGAAGTAAACGGAATTTCCCTTGAAGACGATTTACATAAAATTCAGCAGCAAATTGGATATCTACCGGAACACAATCCATTATATACTGAAATGTACGTTCGGGAATACCTGGAATTTAATTCAAGGATCTATAAAACCGATAAATCACGCATAGAAGAAGTTATTGAACTCACCGGTCTAAAACCCGAAGCCAATAAAAAAATAGAGCACCTCTCTAAAGGCTATCGCCAACGTGTTGGACTGGCTACTGCCCTGCTACACGATCCACAGGTTTTGATTCTAGATGAGCCTACCACTGGATTGGATCCTAATCAATTAGTAGAGATCAGAAATCTTATTAAGAATATTGGAAAGGAAAAATTGGGAAAAACAATATTTCTTTCTACTCATATTATGCAGGAAGTTGAAGCCGTTTGCGACCGGGTAATTATTATTAATAAAGGAAAGGTAGTTGCCGATAAAAACTTAAAAGATTTAAGGGAAGAAAATGAACAGGTAATTTTTGTGGAATTCGATTACCGGGTAGAGCAAGTTGCGCTTCAGAAATTACCGCATCTTATTTCAGCAAAAAATGTAGGCGGATTTGCCTATGAACTCACCTTTGACACCAAAAAAGATATGCGCCCTGCAGTATTCGATTTTGCCCATGATAACGGATTGAAAACTTTACAGCTAAATCAAAAAACAAAGAATTTAGAAAGTTTATTTGCTGAACTTACAGCCCCCCAACAAGCCCCCTAA
- a CDS encoding head GIN domain-containing protein has protein sequence MRKQVLGIAILIFFFLGCDSEEAPTCVKTSGEIISEEFSVDAFEEIIVYERVKLFIEQGDEYKVRIETGENLREDVYAEVVDNRLELRNENSCNLFRDYEITKIYVTTPTLNWLQNSSGSAIESIGTLNFPELWLRSFNQERDPDIHTNGDFILDLEVENLRITNDNISNYFLTGKAENVNLFFANGDGRLEAGDLIVQHYDILHRGTNKLIINPQQSLKGDIFGFGDIISKNRPPEVDIEEHYTGRLIFE, from the coding sequence ATGAGAAAGCAGGTTTTAGGAATAGCGATATTAATTTTCTTCTTTTTAGGATGTGATTCTGAAGAAGCGCCGACTTGTGTAAAGACTTCCGGAGAAATTATTTCTGAAGAATTTAGTGTTGATGCTTTTGAAGAAATTATAGTTTATGAACGTGTGAAACTGTTTATTGAGCAAGGCGATGAATATAAAGTGAGGATCGAAACCGGGGAAAATCTTCGAGAAGATGTTTATGCTGAAGTTGTAGATAACCGACTTGAACTGAGAAATGAAAATTCCTGTAATCTTTTTCGGGATTACGAGATCACAAAAATCTATGTCACTACACCAACTTTAAACTGGTTACAGAATAGCAGTGGCAGCGCAATTGAAAGTATAGGAACGCTTAATTTTCCCGAACTTTGGTTGCGGTCCTTTAACCAGGAGCGCGATCCCGATATTCATACCAATGGTGATTTTATCCTTGATCTGGAAGTTGAAAATCTAAGAATTACCAACGATAATATTTCTAATTATTTCCTAACCGGGAAAGCCGAAAATGTAAATCTCTTCTTTGCAAATGGTGATGGCAGACTGGAAGCCGGAGATTTGATCGTTCAGCATTACGATATTTTACACCGGGGCACCAACAAATTAATTATCAATCCGCAACAGTCTTTAAAAGGTGATATTTTTGGGTTTGGAGATATAATCTCAAAAAACCGTCCACCGGAAGTTGATATTGAAGAACACTACACCGGCCGACTTATATTTGAATAG
- a CDS encoding acyloxyacyl hydrolase — MKKITALIFLFSIFNSSAQEFGENYYSFDASYFYGTIAEHNPDIAHLITGHPTGLILGFNKKSFGFEDWEKRYNYPDVGASFIYQDMKNPSLGENYGLYAHMNFYLFKRNLMFRIGQGLAYASNPYHPDDNYKNNAYGSRLLSSTYLMANFKKENIFEGLGLQAGLSLIHYSNADFKSPNASTNTITFNLGVNYVLDHQNLPNYIPKGPREKYTEPIHFNFVLRSGVNTMGIIGSKQYPFLTFSAYADKVLNHKSTLQAGAEVFFSKAMEERIYYQSVAFPSGNTTGDEDSKRVGVFVGHQLNFNKLSVITHLGYYAYYPYEHFVDQLYNRVGLQRKITEDLWASLTVRSHYANAEAVELSIGYRL; from the coding sequence ATGAAGAAAATTACCGCCCTTATTTTTCTTTTCAGCATTTTTAATAGTTCTGCCCAGGAGTTCGGGGAGAACTATTATTCTTTTGATGCCAGTTATTTCTACGGAACCATTGCTGAACACAATCCTGATATTGCCCATTTAATTACCGGGCATCCAACCGGTTTAATTCTGGGGTTCAATAAAAAAAGTTTCGGATTTGAAGATTGGGAAAAGCGCTATAACTATCCCGATGTTGGTGCTTCTTTTATCTACCAGGATATGAAAAATCCCAGTTTAGGTGAAAATTACGGCCTATATGCGCATATGAATTTTTACCTGTTCAAAAGAAATTTAATGTTTAGAATAGGGCAGGGGCTGGCGTATGCTTCCAATCCATATCATCCAGATGATAATTATAAGAATAATGCCTATGGTTCACGCTTGCTCAGCTCTACTTACCTGATGGCAAATTTTAAAAAAGAAAATATTTTTGAAGGTTTGGGCTTGCAGGCCGGGCTTTCCCTGATTCATTATTCCAACGCCGACTTTAAGTCGCCCAATGCCAGCACAAACACCATTACCTTTAACCTGGGAGTAAATTACGTTTTGGATCATCAAAACCTACCTAATTATATTCCGAAAGGCCCCCGAGAAAAATATACAGAACCCATTCATTTTAATTTTGTGTTGCGAAGCGGCGTAAATACTATGGGAATTATTGGTTCTAAGCAGTATCCGTTTTTAACTTTTTCAGCTTATGCCGATAAGGTGCTTAACCATAAAAGTACACTGCAGGCAGGAGCCGAAGTTTTCTTTTCCAAAGCTATGGAAGAACGTATTTATTATCAGTCGGTAGCTTTTCCTTCCGGAAATACTACTGGAGATGAAGATTCCAAGCGAGTAGGCGTTTTTGTTGGGCATCAGCTAAACTTCAATAAATTATCGGTGATCACGCATTTGGGGTATTATGCATATTATCCTTACGAACATTTTGTAGATCAACTATATAACAGGGTTGGTCTGCAAAGAAAGATCACCGAGGATCTTTGGGCATCGCTTACTGTTCGCTCTCATTATGCAAATGCCGAAGCTGTAGAACTTTCAATAGGATATAGACTATGA
- the metF gene encoding methylenetetrahydrofolate reductase [NAD(P)H], whose translation MKITEHIEKAKGRSLFSFEILPPLKGQNIQSIYDGIDPLMEFKPPFIDVTYHREEYVFNEKENGLLEKRIVRKRPGTVGICAAIQSKYGVDAVPHILCGGFSKEDTENFLIDLDFLGIQNVVALRGDAIKSETYFTPEPKGNKFAKDLVEQIMEMNRGNYQDEVIEKGHNTNFCVGVAGYPEKHMEAPSLDKDICRLKEKIEAGAEYVVTQMFFDNSKYFEFVDKCRESGISVPIIPGLKPLATKRQLSIIPHRFHVDMPEDLISEVEKCKDNKEVRQVGIEWGIKQSKELVKAGVPVLHYYSMGKSTNIQKIAKAVF comes from the coding sequence ATGAAAATTACCGAACATATAGAAAAAGCTAAAGGAAGATCTTTATTCTCTTTTGAAATTTTGCCGCCATTAAAAGGGCAAAATATTCAATCAATTTATGACGGAATAGATCCTTTAATGGAATTTAAACCGCCATTTATAGATGTCACCTATCATCGCGAAGAATACGTTTTTAACGAAAAAGAAAACGGATTACTGGAAAAGAGAATTGTAAGAAAACGTCCCGGTACGGTGGGAATTTGTGCCGCTATACAGAGTAAATATGGCGTAGATGCCGTACCTCATATTCTATGCGGAGGTTTTAGCAAAGAAGACACCGAAAACTTTCTCATTGATCTCGATTTCCTGGGGATTCAAAATGTGGTGGCCTTGCGAGGTGATGCCATTAAGAGTGAAACCTATTTTACCCCGGAACCAAAAGGCAATAAATTTGCGAAAGACCTGGTGGAGCAAATTATGGAAATGAATAGAGGGAATTACCAGGATGAGGTGATTGAGAAAGGTCATAATACCAACTTTTGCGTTGGCGTGGCCGGTTATCCCGAAAAACATATGGAAGCCCCAAGTCTTGATAAAGATATTTGCAGGCTGAAGGAAAAAATTGAAGCTGGCGCTGAATATGTGGTGACGCAAATGTTTTTTGATAATAGTAAATATTTTGAATTCGTAGATAAGTGTCGCGAAAGCGGAATTAGCGTTCCTATAATTCCTGGGTTGAAACCTTTGGCTACAAAACGGCAACTAAGTATAATTCCGCATAGATTTCACGTAGATATGCCCGAAGATCTTATCAGCGAAGTTGAAAAATGTAAGGATAACAAAGAAGTTCGCCAAGTTGGCATAGAGTGGGGGATTAAGCAAAGTAAAGAACTGGTAAAAGCGGGTGTTCCGGTTTTACATTATTATTCCATGGGAAAAAGTACCAATATTCAAAAAATTGCAAAAGCGGTTTTTTAA